In the Lytechinus variegatus isolate NC3 chromosome 17, Lvar_3.0, whole genome shotgun sequence genome, ctcttcttaactttctttctatctttctttccttcatttttgacttctttcttactttgtttctttcttcctttttccattcttctttctgtttttttttcttttattcttttcttcctttcttcggCTTTTTTCTAGTTTCTTCCTTTCCTCCGTTttcttgttctttctttcttgttttttttcttcattaattctttcctcctttatcatttctttcatcctttcctcttttttatttcttcctttgcTCAAATCTTCCTTTgctcctttcttctttctttttccttcatgTTCACCTTTTCCGTCtattcttcctctctttctctcttttttttatctaatcatctttttctctatttatggCTAATGAAATCAAAGTTTAAACTCTAGTACAGTGgatcaaaaataaaagtaattatcTTAAAAATGTGTTGAATTTTGATTAGAGCTATATCAATTTGGTCCGATTAAAATATCTCGTATTAAATAGCATCGCGAGGTTCACTCCCGACCCCTGGAATTCATTTATGTGTTCCTTGAAACGCACTTTCATGATGTTGGTATGTCAGTCGTataatcaccattttgtctgTCTCTTACAGATGGGACTTCTAAAGAGATTagtctttccttttcttattctTCTAGGAATTTCAGGTAGGCCTGAAACAAGATGATAacgaatataataatgataataataataatataatagtaataataataatgataaagataacGTGCAGCATTTATTTAGTGTTTAAAACAACACGTTTaaacataatgaataatgtaaaatatatgGATTTCCTTTGGCTATAAAGAAAGAACCAATTCTGAAACTCTGCATCTTTTATAGGCAAAGTTTTCCGGAATtggattttgaagaaaaaaagctCTGTATGCCTATCATTTGAATTCCCAAATCCAAAATTTAACTGCCAAAGTTTTCATCATATTAATAGTCTAGGCTGTCTATACCttcaataaagtcaactttttgAAAACGGTTCTCGGAcacaagggcggaaatctctccccgaTGGTAGGGGGACTAGGGGCTGGAAACTTtgacaagcaattaaaaaagggtgttcaccaaaaattaaggtcatctcgtccaaaatacatgttttatttcgattttgaatgatgtatttctttcaatcataatagacccaaaatagtagggggcatttgatattctGTCGCCCTATTACTTTGGGTAGGGGAGGGGCGCGCccccactgccccccccccacctgggatttccgcccatgctcgGACAATGTTCGACCCAGATGTTTATGGATTCCAAGAAAGACGATATAGATATTCAAATCTTCATATCATTTCATTCTTGTTGCTTTCTACAGCAACTCGTCTCTTAATTTATACAAGGATTTTCTGGTTTTATAAACAAATGATACCTTGGTAATAGTTAGCTTATATTAATGTCATATGATTTATTGTAAGAgttaatttctttttcctttacaCTTTGCTTTTCTGCTGATAATTTAATTCTAATCAAAATTCACACTCTCTAATGTTTGAAATTCTGCCAGCAATTACTTTTGGGCAGGAAGAAGGTCTCGATCTGAGGCCACGTTGTTCATATCTGAAGCTCCCCTCATctggtgacgtcatcaaacTGGTAAAGAAGATCATACCGCCAGAGAACGTCATGATTCTACCAAAAGGACAGCCTGGGGTGGCGAGAAATATCAAAGGAGTCAGACAGGAATACTGTACCTTACCTGGTAAGTCGTAAATAGACACTTGCtttcactagcgtacctacggggggagGCAAGGGGGGCAGTcgcccccccgacgagtcacaacccatgcaaaggacgtatacctgcccccccccctgacgagcttgaaaacctattttgcccccccccccttttttttgcttgtcaaatttttaggcaacaaattttgaaattgccCCCACtgtgaaaaatcctaggtacgccactgcttgcTTTCCTTGCTAGCATTTTCATCCGATCCCATTGCTGTTGTTGATTGTGTTGTTATTTTTGTTGCAGTGTGGCAGCCACAAGCTGCTGATTTTTATATTGTCTGTCCGAAcctattgttgtttttattgttgttgcGGCGTGGCAGCCACCGACTTCCATGTCTTTGATTCATACTTCTACAGCATGTTTATCAGAACCCTGCCAAAATGGAGGAACATGCACGGAGTTAAGGACTGGATTCCACTGCGAATGTGTGGACGGTTTCCACGGTGACCAGTGTGAAAAAGgtaatttcttttgttgttgtagTCTCGAATCATATGTGTTTTGCAAATGTCTATCATTTCTTTACCTAGAAATGCAGACAAatagaaagataagaaaatattaagataagaaaatatttcatctcgttgcatttttttttcattcatgtcaCAAAACCAGTTATGAGACGTACAACATGTTTTGTAAAATCATCAAGGTCTGTACTAAAACTTTCAGTCGGTGAATGTCATGGTACACAATGCGAAGTACTATATTGACCTCATTTGACTATTTACTATTTAGTAATgctattcatttttgtttatagAATGTGTTTTAACCTTTACTGAAAGAAGTATATATCTTTAGCCCATCTATTTGACAGATATCATAATTACTTGCAAAGGTACCACTTCCCCATCCGGCATATGGCTGGCTAGTGGTATGATTTTATAACAGTAATTTCTCTGTAGGTGgggctgaaaataatagtaTTGCAAGAACGATGACCGGAAATACGTCACCaccaacaacagcaacaaacaCAATAACATCAAGAGAACAAGCTACAACTTCTGGGACAGGACAACCTACGTCTGTTTCGCTGACATCTACACACGTTTCAACTCAAAGTGAGCTAGTGTCATTGTTAATTCCAGACATTTCCTTTCATTCCTATAAACTCTTTTACCACATTATGCGTTACCGTTTCATCTCATCACCCGTATTTCTCTAAATCAGTATTTTTTATCGTTAATCTTCATGCTCTTGTTTGGCTGTCAagcatttgtaaaataatattgtaGCACTGGATAGTAAAGTTGACATGATAGTAACTTCAATTTTATGCAGTCGGGTAAATGTGTGTATCATTTCTTCACCATTTTCAAGTCGATATCACCAACGCCTCAACTACCGAGGAATCAACTACAAAAACAGGCCCACcgacaacaacaacagcagccACACCAACAGAAGGAAAATCAATTACGCATACGACAATCTCAACAGAAGGAGAAGCGACTACAGAATTATTACAGACAACGACAACAGAAGAAGCAGCAACTACAAAATCATTTCAGACGACAATCATGACAacagaagaagaggaggaggaagaagaagaagaagcgaCTACAGAATCATTGCAGACAACGACAACGACAACAGAAGAAGCAGCAACTACAAAGTCATTACAGACGACAATCATGACAacagaagaagaggaggaggaggaagaagaagaaacgaCTACAGAATCATTGcagacaacaacaacaaccacgACAACAGAAGAAGAAACGGCTGTCCCCGCTACAACTCCTACGGAGGTTACTGAGCATCTGACGACTGCAGCAGAAACTACAACTCCGGCCACCACAACACTAGGTCTGTAAATGATATCCTAGTGATACACTACAGacttttttgtttctgtttataTTTTTAGGCCTAAAGGGCTTATTCGTTCAATAGATAACCTGCTGCAGCCATTCACCAATGTATAGGCCGACTTATCATCATATAGACTCCAGTGTCCATTGATAATTACCCAAAGATATTGTCATAATCTATCACAATAATTATCAGCTTTTAGTGTTAAAAGGTCCGACTCGacatcaggggcggatccaggatttttcgaaaggtgggggcacattttcccgaggaaaaatttgacaagcgaaaaggggggagggggcacaggaGGCGTTGTGACTCATGGCGTCAttaccatgttttttttttcatttattcatttcttcttttttataacTTTGTTTCTATTTCCGGTAACGGGACAGCCGCTGACCATTCATGTGTCGGGAGATGTGGATTTGACGCAACCAAACCATGCCAGTGCAATAGTCAATGCTTAACCCATGGAGATTGTTGTATTGATTACCAGACTGCAtgcccaggtgggtgtttcataaagctgttcgtaagttaagagcgattttTAAGAACGACTGTGACGaattttcttgtggtaaatagcATATTTATTGGCGATGGTTACGTGCGGAAGAAAGGTtcgccagtcgttcttaaagtcgctcttaacttacgaacagctttatgaaacgggtccaG is a window encoding:
- the LOC121430535 gene encoding cell wall protein DAN4-like, with protein sequence MTGNTSPPTTATNTITSREQATTSGTGQPTSVSLTSTHVSTQIDITNASTTEESTTKTGPPTTTTAATPTEGKSITHTTISTEGEATTELLQTTTTEEAATTKSFQTTIMTTEEEEEEEEEEATTESLQTTTTTTEEAATTKSLQTTIMTTEEEEEEEEEETTTESLQTTTTTTTTEEETAVPATTPTEVTEHLTTAAETTTPATTTLAADHSCVGRCGFDATKPCQCNSQCLTHGDCCIDYQTACPGGSSSCSSRCGQSYDPANPCQCNSQCDSFNNCCHDYNTLC